In Micromonospora sp. WMMA1363, a genomic segment contains:
- a CDS encoding 50S ribosomal protein L11 methyltransferase: MSEFAATFVRLHARLTPVAFVPEVRLHQAGDAIGLWELTEGEFRSAQPPPFWAFAWAGGQALARYVTDHPDLVTGRRVLDLASGSGLVAIAAARAGASTVRAVEVDPLAVAAVTLNAEANGVRLDAELGDILDGDAGGAEVVLAGDVFYSEQMARRVLRFLLRAARAGATVLVGDPGRAFLPGDRFDEVADYDVPVPETLESVRVRRTTVWRLRPGLPGAAR, from the coding sequence GTGTCCGAGTTCGCCGCCACCTTCGTCCGGCTGCACGCCCGTCTCACGCCCGTCGCTTTCGTCCCCGAGGTGCGGCTGCACCAGGCCGGCGACGCGATCGGTCTGTGGGAGCTGACCGAAGGTGAGTTCCGCAGCGCCCAACCGCCCCCGTTCTGGGCCTTCGCCTGGGCCGGCGGGCAGGCGCTCGCCCGGTACGTCACCGACCACCCGGATCTGGTCACCGGCCGGCGGGTGCTCGACCTCGCGTCCGGGTCGGGCCTGGTCGCCATCGCCGCGGCCCGCGCCGGCGCGAGCACGGTCCGCGCCGTCGAGGTGGACCCGCTGGCCGTCGCAGCCGTCACGCTCAACGCCGAGGCCAACGGGGTACGCCTCGACGCCGAACTCGGTGACATCCTCGACGGCGACGCGGGCGGTGCCGAGGTCGTGCTCGCCGGGGACGTGTTCTACAGCGAGCAGATGGCCCGGCGGGTGCTGCGCTTTCTGCTGCGGGCCGCGCGAGCCGGCGCGACGGTGCTGGTCGGCGATCCGGGCAGGGCGTTCCTGCCCGGTGACCGCTTCGACGAGGTGGCCGACTACGACGTCCCGGTTCCCGAGACGCTGGAGAGCGTCCGGGTGAGGCGCACCACGGTGTGGCGGCTGCGGCCCGGGCTGCCCGGCGCGGCTCGTTAG
- a CDS encoding TIGR03086 family metal-binding protein, whose product MDLLETYRRSVAEFTNRVAEVAPGQWTAPTPCPDWDVRTLVNHVVGEDRWSVSLMAGHGIAEIGDRYGGDQLDGDPAAAARDAAAQAELAFTRPSALERTVDLSSGPTPADEYLRQLIAEHLVHGWDLAVSIGADPRLDADAVAECARWFHGRIGDYQRDRLVRSGMDVPAGSDAQDRLIAAFGRDPDWAP is encoded by the coding sequence ATGGACCTGCTAGAGACGTACCGTCGCAGCGTCGCCGAGTTCACCAACCGGGTGGCAGAGGTCGCCCCGGGCCAGTGGACCGCGCCGACCCCCTGCCCGGACTGGGACGTCCGGACGCTGGTCAACCATGTGGTCGGCGAGGACCGGTGGAGCGTCTCGCTGATGGCCGGGCACGGGATCGCCGAGATCGGCGACCGCTACGGGGGCGACCAGCTCGACGGCGACCCGGCGGCCGCGGCCCGGGACGCGGCGGCGCAGGCGGAGTTGGCCTTCACCCGGCCGTCGGCGCTGGAGCGCACCGTCGACCTCTCCTCCGGTCCGACGCCGGCCGACGAGTACCTGCGCCAGCTGATCGCGGAGCACCTCGTGCACGGCTGGGACCTGGCGGTGTCCATCGGCGCCGACCCACGACTGGACGCCGACGCGGTGGCCGAGTGCGCCCGGTGGTTCCACGGACGGATCGGCGACTACCAGCGGGACCGGCTCGTCCGATCAGGGATGGACGTGCCGGCTGGCTCCGACGCGCAGGACCGGCTCATCGCTGCCTTCGGCCGCGATCCCGACTGGGCTCCCTAG
- a CDS encoding NAD(P)-dependent oxidoreductase: MSHDRELAFVGLGGMGGGMARCLRAAGYPLVVHNRTAAKAAPLAAAGARVADSSGEAVANARIIVLSLSDQHAVEQVLFGEMLGFLRPGTLVIDTSTLAPAYSAEASERLARVGVRRIEACVLGNPPMARAGRLRVFTAGDRSAVEGANDVLATLGQEVRYVGPVGAASTLKLAFNLILGNQVAALAEAVAFVESNGLDRERFLAALTASGFSSPTLAFRADMVRNRSYEPPQFRVSLMAKDLRLAVDEAEARGVGLAVTACAADRFTEAVGAGDGDKDAAVVAEPRSPVR; encoded by the coding sequence ATGAGTCACGACAGAGAGCTGGCCTTCGTCGGGCTGGGCGGCATGGGCGGCGGCATGGCACGGTGCCTACGCGCCGCCGGCTACCCCCTCGTAGTGCACAACCGGACAGCGGCGAAGGCCGCTCCCCTGGCCGCTGCCGGCGCCCGGGTGGCGGATTCCAGCGGCGAGGCCGTGGCGAACGCCCGGATCATCGTCCTCAGTCTCAGCGACCAGCACGCCGTCGAGCAGGTGCTGTTCGGGGAGATGCTCGGCTTCTTGCGACCGGGCACGTTGGTCATCGACACGTCCACGCTGGCCCCCGCGTACTCGGCCGAGGCCAGCGAGCGGCTGGCGCGGGTCGGGGTACGGCGGATCGAGGCCTGCGTCCTGGGCAACCCGCCGATGGCCCGGGCGGGCAGGCTCCGGGTCTTCACCGCCGGTGACCGGTCGGCCGTGGAGGGGGCCAACGACGTCCTCGCCACGCTCGGGCAGGAGGTCCGGTACGTCGGGCCGGTCGGCGCGGCGAGCACGCTGAAGCTGGCCTTCAACCTGATCCTCGGCAACCAGGTCGCCGCGCTGGCCGAGGCGGTGGCGTTCGTGGAGAGCAACGGTCTGGACCGGGAACGGTTCCTCGCCGCCCTCACCGCGAGCGGGTTCAGCTCGCCGACCCTGGCGTTCCGGGCGGACATGGTGCGCAACCGCAGCTACGAACCCCCGCAGTTCCGGGTGAGCCTGATGGCGAAGGACCTGCGGCTGGCCGTCGACGAGGCGGAGGCACGGGGTGTGGGTCTGGCGGTGACGGCCTGCGCGGCCGACCGGTTCACCGAGGCGGTGGGTGCCGGGGACGGCGACAAGGACGCCGCGGTCGTCGCCGAGCCCCGCTCCCCCGTCCGCTGA
- the bioB gene encoding biotin synthase BioB, with protein MPEILDQARTRVLQNGVGLDEAGVLAVLNLTDEHLPAALQLAHEVRMRWCGPEVEVEGIVSLKTGGCPEDCHFCSQSGLFTSPVRSVWLDIPSLVEAAKQTATTGATEFCIVAAVRGPDARLMRQMREGVAAIRAEVDIQVAASLGMLSQEQVDDLVDMGVHRYNHNLETCRSYFPNVVTTHTWEERWETLRMVRDSGMEVCCGGILGLGESVEQRAEFAAQLAELDPHEVPLNFLNPRPGTPLADRPVVEGKDALRAIAAFRLAMPRTILRYAGGRELTLGDLGTRDGLLGGINAVIVGNYLTTLGRPATADLRLLDDLKMPVKALSATL; from the coding sequence ATGCCAGAGATCCTCGACCAGGCCCGTACCCGGGTGCTGCAGAACGGCGTCGGCCTCGACGAGGCCGGTGTCCTCGCCGTGCTGAACCTGACCGACGAGCACCTGCCCGCCGCCCTCCAGCTCGCGCACGAGGTACGGATGCGCTGGTGCGGCCCGGAGGTCGAGGTCGAGGGGATCGTCTCGCTGAAGACCGGCGGCTGTCCGGAGGACTGCCACTTCTGCTCACAGTCCGGCCTGTTCACCTCGCCGGTGCGTTCGGTGTGGCTGGACATCCCGTCCCTGGTCGAGGCGGCGAAACAGACCGCCACGACCGGGGCGACGGAATTCTGCATCGTGGCCGCCGTCCGCGGCCCGGACGCCCGGCTGATGCGGCAGATGCGCGAGGGCGTCGCCGCGATCAGGGCGGAGGTCGACATCCAGGTGGCCGCCTCCCTCGGCATGCTCAGCCAGGAGCAGGTCGACGATCTGGTCGACATGGGTGTGCACCGCTACAACCACAACCTGGAGACCTGCCGCTCGTACTTCCCGAACGTCGTCACCACCCACACCTGGGAGGAGCGCTGGGAGACACTGCGGATGGTCCGCGACTCGGGCATGGAGGTCTGCTGCGGCGGCATCCTCGGTCTCGGCGAGAGCGTCGAGCAGCGGGCCGAGTTCGCCGCCCAGCTGGCGGAGCTGGACCCACACGAGGTTCCGCTGAACTTCCTCAACCCCCGTCCGGGCACGCCGTTGGCCGACCGCCCGGTGGTCGAGGGCAAGGACGCGCTGCGCGCCATCGCCGCGTTCCGGCTGGCCATGCCACGCACGATCCTCCGGTACGCGGGCGGCCGGGAGCTCACCCTCGGCGACCTGGGTACCCGCGACGGGCTGCTCGGCGGGATCAACGCGGTGATCGTCGGCAACTACCTGACGACGCTGGGTCGTCCGGCGACGGCGGACCTGCGGCTGCTCGACGACCTGAAGATGCCGGTCAAGGCGCTCTCCGCGACCCTGTGA
- a CDS encoding GNAT family protein — MLRGRVVTLRPATVADVRALAAIRAHPEVRRWWRGGDELAAAVRADLADDGLTVYTIEHDGRVVGAIQWYAEDDPDYRHASMDIFLDPAARGFGLGGDAIRALVRHLVDEHGHHRFTIDPAAANTAAIRAYAKVGFRPVGVLRRYERGADGRWHDGLLMDLLAEDLRD, encoded by the coding sequence GTGCTGCGGGGTCGGGTGGTAACCCTACGGCCGGCCACCGTCGCGGACGTGCGGGCCCTCGCGGCGATCCGCGCCCACCCGGAGGTCCGGCGCTGGTGGCGGGGCGGGGACGAGCTCGCCGCCGCCGTCCGCGCCGACCTCGCCGACGACGGCCTGACCGTCTACACGATCGAGCACGACGGCCGGGTGGTCGGCGCGATCCAGTGGTACGCCGAGGACGACCCGGACTACCGGCACGCCAGCATGGACATCTTCCTCGACCCGGCGGCGCGCGGCTTCGGGTTGGGCGGGGACGCGATCCGAGCCCTGGTCCGGCACCTGGTCGACGAGCACGGCCACCACCGCTTCACCATCGACCCGGCGGCGGCCAACACGGCGGCGATCCGCGCGTACGCGAAGGTCGGTTTCCGGCCGGTCGGCGTGCTGCGCCGCTACGAGCGCGGTGCGGACGGACGCTGGCACGACGGCCTTTTGATGGATCTCCTCGCCGAGGACCTGCGGGACTGA
- a CDS encoding cytochrome P450: protein MSGVLFRSWAEPVDARWPDVAQVADHTGVEHLVVTRHALVRQVLTDPVTYRPDNALDAVTPVPVAALRVLAGHRFRLPPTLANNGGASHPGIRAIVAEALHPAKVAAQRPWLTGLVGERVAAIRAALDSGAPADLYAELAADLPLLVLARLVELPDAPVGAVKEFARAALELFWAPLDADRQLALAEQVGRFHRVLREFAATGGGLAGALRAAGHPPDVVVGALFFLLVAGQETTSQFLTLLLHRLAGEPAVRAGLRDGTVAVTDVVEEGLRLEPPIVTWRRVAAADTTLGGTAVAAGTSVVLWLARAGRDPVTVAAPDEFRPGQRGSRRHLAFGAGAHRCVGDQLARMEAAVVVDQVTSLLDDVTVVRPPWCPDNLTFRMPDAFVVRRR, encoded by the coding sequence GTGTCCGGCGTGCTGTTCCGGAGCTGGGCGGAGCCGGTCGACGCCCGGTGGCCAGACGTGGCCCAGGTCGCCGACCACACCGGCGTCGAGCACCTGGTGGTGACCCGGCACGCCCTGGTACGGCAGGTGCTGACCGACCCGGTGACGTACCGCCCGGACAACGCCCTCGACGCCGTCACCCCGGTGCCGGTGGCGGCCCTGCGGGTGCTCGCCGGGCACCGTTTCCGGCTGCCCCCGACGCTCGCCAACAACGGCGGCGCGAGCCACCCGGGGATCCGGGCGATCGTGGCGGAGGCCCTGCACCCAGCGAAGGTGGCCGCCCAGCGGCCGTGGCTGACCGGCCTGGTCGGCGAGCGGGTGGCGGCGATCCGGGCCGCCCTCGACTCCGGCGCGCCCGCCGACCTCTACGCCGAGCTCGCCGCTGACCTGCCGCTACTCGTGCTGGCCCGCCTGGTGGAGCTGCCGGACGCCCCGGTCGGCGCCGTGAAGGAGTTCGCCCGGGCCGCGCTGGAACTGTTCTGGGCTCCGCTGGACGCCGACCGCCAGCTCGCCCTCGCCGAGCAGGTGGGACGGTTCCACCGGGTGCTGCGCGAGTTCGCCGCCACCGGCGGCGGGCTCGCCGGAGCGTTGCGCGCCGCCGGGCACCCGCCCGACGTGGTGGTCGGAGCGCTGTTCTTCCTGCTGGTCGCCGGCCAGGAGACCACCTCGCAGTTCCTCACGCTGCTGCTGCACCGGCTGGCCGGTGAGCCGGCGGTCCGCGCCGGGTTGCGGGACGGCACCGTGGCGGTCACCGACGTGGTCGAGGAGGGACTGCGGCTGGAGCCGCCGATCGTGACCTGGCGCCGGGTGGCCGCCGCGGACACCACGTTGGGCGGGACGGCGGTGGCGGCGGGCACCAGCGTCGTCCTGTGGCTGGCCCGCGCCGGTCGGGACCCGGTCACCGTGGCCGCGCCGGACGAGTTCCGGCCCGGGCAGCGGGGCTCGCGCCGGCACCTCGCCTTCGGGGCGGGCGCCCACCGCTGCGTCGGCGACCAGTTGGCCCGGATGGAGGCGGCGGTCGTGGTCGATCAGGTGACCTCGCTACTCGACGACGTGACCGTGGTCCGGCCGCCCTGGTGCCCGGACAATCTCACCTTTCGGATGCCCGACGCCTTCGTCGTCCGTCGCCGCTGA
- a CDS encoding nucleotide disphospho-sugar-binding domain-containing protein, which yields MRILFTSWAWPSHLYAMVPLAWACRTAGHEVLVASQPALTEVALRTGLPFAPVGRDVDAETAFREIVATPPGHNGGGPRVLKLFAEVADAMLDDLVGLARSWRADLLVFEPSAFAGPVAAAAVGVPAVRHLFGTDLLGGRAGQFLPAVLDPLGTRYGLTGVDPFGVASVDPYPAGLQATVGSHRLPIGQVPFNGSGLAPPPLPESGARPRVCVTWGTTMGRLGPDYHLAGAVVRALAGPAVEVVVAVSPDQRFLLDPVPDGVHVVVGSPLHLVLPGCAAVVAHGGAGSLLTAVAYGLPQVLVPRLPDHVRHSARLVGSGAGLVVPPADVDAEPAPVAAALRRVLDEPGFREAADRLRRELVAQPSPARVVAELERLTVAVPH from the coding sequence ATGCGGATCCTCTTCACCTCCTGGGCGTGGCCCTCGCACCTGTACGCGATGGTGCCGCTGGCCTGGGCCTGCCGTACCGCCGGGCACGAGGTGCTGGTAGCCAGCCAGCCGGCGCTGACCGAGGTGGCCCTGCGCACCGGCCTACCGTTCGCCCCGGTCGGCCGGGACGTCGACGCCGAGACGGCGTTCCGCGAGATCGTCGCCACGCCGCCCGGCCACAACGGCGGCGGCCCGCGCGTCCTGAAGCTCTTCGCCGAGGTGGCCGACGCGATGCTGGACGACCTGGTCGGCCTGGCCCGGTCCTGGCGGGCGGACCTGCTGGTGTTCGAGCCGAGCGCCTTCGCTGGGCCGGTCGCCGCGGCCGCGGTGGGCGTGCCGGCGGTCCGGCACCTGTTCGGAACCGACCTGCTGGGCGGCCGCGCGGGGCAGTTCCTGCCGGCTGTGCTCGACCCGCTCGGCACCCGATACGGGTTGACCGGTGTGGACCCGTTCGGTGTGGCCTCGGTCGACCCGTACCCGGCCGGCCTTCAGGCGACGGTCGGCTCCCACCGGCTGCCGATTGGCCAGGTGCCCTTCAACGGTTCCGGTCTCGCGCCCCCGCCGCTGCCCGAATCCGGCGCCCGGCCCCGGGTCTGCGTCACGTGGGGTACGACGATGGGCCGCCTCGGTCCGGACTACCACCTCGCCGGGGCGGTGGTGCGGGCGCTCGCCGGCCCGGCCGTGGAGGTGGTGGTCGCGGTGAGCCCCGACCAGCGCTTCCTGCTCGACCCCGTGCCCGACGGGGTGCATGTGGTCGTCGGCTCGCCGCTGCATCTCGTGCTGCCCGGCTGCGCGGCGGTGGTCGCCCACGGCGGCGCCGGGTCCCTGCTCACCGCCGTGGCGTACGGGCTGCCGCAGGTACTCGTACCCCGGCTACCCGACCACGTGCGGCATTCCGCGCGACTCGTCGGGAGCGGGGCCGGCCTGGTGGTGCCGCCGGCCGACGTCGACGCCGAACCGGCCCCGGTGGCCGCCGCGCTGCGGCGCGTGCTGGACGAGCCCGGGTTCCGCGAGGCGGCCGACCGGTTGCGTCGGGAACTGGTCGCCCAGCCGTCGCCCGCGCGAGTGGTGGCGGAGCTGGAGCGGCTGACGGTTGCCGTGCCCCACTGA
- a CDS encoding TetR/AcrR family transcriptional regulator, with protein sequence MTRRAAEIRLDALLRTACDVIVERGLANTRTADVAQAAGVSQALVFYHFATKDRLLAEAFAYAVEQDLARLNAVMRASAPPLTKLRRIVKLYTPAGRPTSWSMWIDGWAESLRTPELEKISRRLDLRWRQDLATVIADGVSDGIFECADPAGAAWRISAVMDGLAVQLAVHDRVISRRQFTEWVRLVTARELGIDPVVLD encoded by the coding sequence GTGACGAGACGTGCGGCCGAGATCCGCCTGGATGCCCTGCTGCGCACGGCCTGCGACGTGATCGTGGAACGAGGTCTGGCCAATACCCGCACCGCGGACGTGGCCCAGGCCGCCGGAGTGAGCCAGGCACTGGTCTTTTACCACTTCGCCACGAAGGACCGGCTGCTCGCCGAGGCGTTCGCGTACGCCGTCGAGCAGGATCTCGCCCGACTGAACGCGGTGATGCGCGCCAGCGCCCCACCGCTGACCAAGCTACGGCGGATCGTGAAGCTCTACACCCCCGCCGGCCGTCCGACCTCCTGGTCGATGTGGATCGACGGCTGGGCGGAGTCGCTACGCACGCCGGAGCTGGAAAAGATCTCCCGTCGACTGGACCTGCGCTGGCGGCAGGATCTCGCCACCGTGATCGCGGACGGGGTCAGCGACGGCATCTTCGAGTGCGCCGACCCGGCCGGCGCGGCCTGGCGGATCAGCGCCGTGATGGACGGCCTCGCCGTCCAACTCGCGGTGCACGACCGGGTGATCTCCCGCCGGCAGTTCACCGAATGGGTCCGCCTGGTCACCGCACGGGAGCTGGGAATCGACCCGGTCGTGCTGGACTGA
- a CDS encoding DUF1772 domain-containing protein, whose translation MTTTLHVLVLLGSGTVAGVLFAVALSTVPALAAMSPDRYVQAHTLLGRNWDPTMPLIVLSTTGLDLWLAYRTTAVVPRALIVVAAGCLLGVSVVSHFRNVPINRRVHRTDPAAIPADWIDPRPGWRRWHLLRTALAVLAFAANSLAIAAS comes from the coding sequence GTGACCACGACGCTGCACGTCCTGGTGCTGCTCGGCAGCGGCACGGTGGCCGGTGTGCTCTTCGCCGTGGCGTTGAGCACCGTTCCGGCCCTCGCCGCGATGAGTCCCGACCGGTACGTGCAGGCGCACACCCTGCTGGGTCGCAACTGGGACCCGACGATGCCGCTGATCGTGCTGAGCACCACCGGGCTGGATCTCTGGTTGGCGTACCGCACCACCGCGGTGGTACCCCGGGCACTGATCGTCGTCGCCGCCGGATGCCTGCTCGGGGTGTCGGTGGTCTCGCACTTCCGGAATGTGCCGATCAACCGGCGGGTGCACCGGACCGACCCGGCGGCCATCCCGGCGGACTGGATCGACCCGCGCCCGGGGTGGCGGCGCTGGCACCTGCTGCGCACCGCCCTGGCCGTGCTCGCCTTCGCCGCGAACAGCCTCGCCATCGCCGCCTCCTGA
- a CDS encoding 8-amino-7-oxononanoate synthase encodes MADWLAALDRRAELRAKAGLTRTLRPRTAADAVVDLAGNDYLGLATHPEVTAAAVAAVQAYGLGATGSRLVRGSTDAHHALEADLADWLGADRALVFSSGYLANLGAVRALVQPRTLLVSDAHNHASLIDGCRISGAETVVVPHAEVAAVRAALAAAPGRPAVVVTESVFSVDGDLAPLAELHAAARAHGALLLVDDAHALGVTGPGGAGGVTAAGLAGEPDVVVTATLSKALGGAGGVVAGPAEFVRHLIETGRTFIFDTAPPPAVAAGVRAAVRLARAGDDLRAELADRARTAVDLLRAAGLTVSAPDAAVVSVTAPGPEAATAWAADCRDRGVAVGCFRPPSTPDSRSRLRLTVSAGVSRTDYERALEIVVECAP; translated from the coding sequence GTGGCGGACTGGCTGGCGGCCCTGGACCGCCGCGCGGAGCTGCGCGCCAAGGCGGGGCTCACCCGCACGCTGCGTCCCCGTACCGCCGCCGATGCCGTGGTCGACCTCGCCGGCAACGACTACCTCGGCCTGGCGACGCACCCCGAGGTCACGGCCGCGGCCGTCGCGGCGGTTCAGGCCTACGGGCTGGGGGCCACCGGGTCGCGGCTGGTCCGCGGCTCGACCGACGCCCACCACGCGCTCGAAGCTGACCTCGCCGACTGGCTGGGCGCCGACCGAGCACTCGTCTTCTCCTCCGGTTACCTCGCCAACCTCGGGGCGGTCCGGGCGCTCGTGCAACCGCGGACGCTGCTCGTCTCCGACGCGCACAACCACGCCTCGCTGATCGACGGCTGCCGGATCTCCGGCGCGGAGACCGTGGTGGTCCCGCACGCCGAGGTCGCCGCGGTGCGTGCCGCGCTCGCCGCCGCGCCCGGCCGGCCCGCGGTGGTGGTCACCGAGTCGGTGTTCTCGGTCGACGGGGACCTCGCCCCGCTGGCCGAGCTGCACGCGGCGGCCCGCGCGCACGGTGCGCTCCTGCTGGTCGACGACGCTCACGCGCTCGGTGTGACCGGGCCGGGCGGTGCCGGTGGAGTGACCGCCGCCGGGCTCGCCGGCGAACCGGACGTGGTCGTCACGGCGACCCTGTCCAAGGCGCTGGGCGGTGCCGGTGGGGTGGTCGCCGGGCCGGCGGAGTTCGTCCGCCACCTGATCGAGACGGGTCGGACGTTCATCTTCGACACGGCGCCGCCCCCGGCGGTGGCGGCCGGCGTCCGGGCCGCCGTCCGGCTCGCCCGCGCGGGCGACGACCTGCGGGCGGAGCTGGCGGACCGGGCCCGCACCGCCGTCGACCTGCTGCGCGCCGCCGGACTGACCGTGTCGGCACCCGATGCCGCGGTCGTGTCGGTCACGGCGCCCGGCCCCGAGGCGGCCACGGCGTGGGCGGCCGACTGCCGGGACCGGGGCGTCGCCGTCGGCTGCTTCCGCCCGCCCTCCACCCCGGACAGCCGGTCGCGGCTACGCCTGACCGTCAGCGCCGGTGTGTCCCGGACGGACTACGAGCGGGCGCTGGAGATCGTGGTGGAGTGCGCACCGTGA
- the bioD gene encoding dethiobiotin synthase codes for MLVTGTDTEVGKTVVTAAIAAAAQAAGLRVAVVKPGQTGTATGEPGDVDTVTRLAAPLTGRTLASFPDPLAPLAAARVAELPPLELYPVVDAVREEADKHDLVLIEGAGGLLVPMGLRPSAEPWTVADLAVSLGCPAVVVARAGLGTLNHTALTLEALERRAVPAGVVIGAWPAEPELVHWANLTDLVPHLLGAVPSGAGAMDPGVFRRSAPGWLTPSLYGVLDDWRAWADEIS; via the coding sequence GTGCTGGTGACGGGCACCGACACCGAGGTCGGCAAGACCGTGGTGACCGCGGCGATCGCCGCGGCGGCGCAGGCGGCGGGGCTACGGGTCGCGGTGGTCAAGCCGGGCCAGACGGGTACGGCCACCGGAGAGCCCGGCGACGTCGATACGGTCACCCGGCTCGCCGCGCCGTTGACCGGCCGTACGCTGGCGAGTTTCCCGGATCCGCTCGCCCCGCTGGCGGCGGCCCGGGTCGCCGAGCTGCCGCCGCTGGAGCTGTACCCGGTGGTCGACGCGGTCCGCGAGGAAGCCGACAAGCACGACCTGGTGCTCATCGAGGGGGCCGGTGGCCTGCTCGTACCGATGGGGCTGCGGCCCTCGGCCGAGCCGTGGACGGTGGCGGACCTCGCGGTCTCCCTCGGTTGCCCGGCGGTGGTGGTGGCACGGGCCGGGCTCGGCACCTTGAACCACACCGCGCTCACCCTGGAAGCGCTGGAGCGGCGGGCCGTTCCGGCCGGCGTGGTGATCGGCGCCTGGCCCGCCGAGCCCGAGCTCGTCCACTGGGCAAACCTCACCGACCTGGTGCCGCACCTGCTCGGCGCGGTCCCGTCGGGGGCCGGCGCGATGGACCCGGGTGTGTTCCGGCGGTCCGCCCCCGGCTGGCTCACCCCGTCGCTGTACGGCGTTCTCGACGACTGGCGCGCCTGGGCCGACGAAATCAGCTGA
- a CDS encoding aldehyde dehydrogenase family protein: protein MTLRLADGTAWSDVLARAVAAAPESFGTPADGVTTPHNLIEGDWRAVGSPAAVRTPVDNTVLVNLARVDAATARAAVAHAATAHRDWTQTPLADRKARVTAALDALTAHRDLLALLLVWEIGKPWRLARADVDRALDGVRWYVEEIDRMLADGRAPLPGPVSNIASWNYPMSVLVHAELVQVLAGNAVIAKTPSQGGAVCLTVAHALMRRAGLPATLLSGSGEELSEVLVRAPEIGAVAFVGGRSNGGKVAAALLDTDKRHFIEQEGLNAWGIWNFSQWDLLAGHLRKGFEYGKQRCTAYPRFVVQRDLVDEFLAMYLPVARSVRFGHPLAVSDDWSAGDPLPELDFGPLISGAKAEELRRKVDEALRDGAVPLYRGKLDGAPFLDGQDTSAYVAPSVLLAPPGRSRLMHAEPFGPVDTIVVVDTTDELLAAMNASNGALVASLACDDEDEAAKLAVDLQAFKVGINKPRSRGDRAEPFGGRGASWKGAFVGGDLLVQAVTIGDDDHLYGNFPDRTTLPPNV from the coding sequence ATGACTCTACGACTCGCCGACGGAACCGCCTGGTCCGACGTCCTGGCCCGCGCGGTGGCCGCCGCCCCCGAATCGTTCGGCACCCCGGCCGACGGCGTGACGACCCCGCACAACCTGATCGAGGGTGACTGGCGGGCGGTGGGATCACCCGCCGCGGTACGCACCCCGGTCGACAACACCGTCCTGGTCAACCTGGCCCGGGTGGACGCGGCGACCGCGCGCGCCGCGGTCGCGCACGCCGCCACCGCCCACCGGGACTGGACGCAGACCCCGCTCGCCGACCGGAAGGCGCGCGTCACCGCCGCCCTGGACGCCCTCACCGCGCACCGCGACCTGCTCGCCCTGCTACTCGTCTGGGAGATCGGCAAGCCGTGGCGGCTGGCCCGCGCCGACGTCGACCGGGCGCTGGACGGCGTCCGGTGGTACGTCGAGGAGATCGACCGGATGCTGGCCGACGGCCGGGCGCCGCTGCCCGGGCCGGTCAGCAACATCGCCTCGTGGAACTACCCGATGAGCGTCCTCGTCCACGCCGAACTGGTCCAGGTGCTCGCCGGCAACGCGGTGATCGCCAAAACTCCGTCGCAGGGCGGCGCGGTGTGCCTCACCGTCGCGCACGCGCTGATGCGCCGCGCCGGCCTGCCGGCCACGCTGCTCTCCGGCAGCGGCGAGGAGCTGTCGGAGGTGCTGGTCCGCGCCCCGGAGATCGGCGCGGTGGCGTTCGTCGGCGGTCGCTCCAACGGCGGCAAGGTGGCCGCGGCTCTGCTGGACACCGACAAGCGGCACTTCATCGAGCAGGAGGGGCTCAACGCCTGGGGCATCTGGAACTTCTCCCAGTGGGACCTGCTCGCCGGGCACCTGAGGAAGGGCTTCGAGTACGGCAAGCAGCGATGCACCGCGTATCCCCGGTTCGTCGTCCAGCGGGACCTGGTCGACGAGTTCCTCGCGATGTACCTGCCGGTCGCCCGCTCCGTCCGGTTCGGACACCCGCTCGCCGTGAGCGACGACTGGTCGGCCGGCGACCCACTTCCCGAGCTGGACTTCGGCCCGCTGATCAGCGGCGCCAAGGCCGAGGAACTGCGCCGCAAGGTCGACGAGGCGCTCCGCGACGGCGCCGTCCCGCTGTACCGGGGCAAGCTCGACGGAGCACCGTTCCTCGACGGGCAGGACACCTCGGCGTACGTGGCGCCGTCGGTGCTCCTCGCCCCGCCGGGGCGGTCCCGGCTGATGCACGCCGAGCCGTTCGGCCCGGTCGACACCATCGTGGTGGTCGACACCACCGACGAACTGCTCGCCGCGATGAACGCCTCCAACGGTGCGCTCGTCGCCTCACTGGCCTGCGACGACGAGGACGAGGCGGCGAAACTCGCGGTCGACCTCCAGGCGTTCAAGGTGGGTATCAACAAGCCGCGCTCGCGGGGCGACCGGGCGGAGCCGTTCGGTGGCCGCGGCGCCTCCTGGAAGGGGGCGTTCGTCGGTGGTGACCTGCTGGTTCAGGCGGTCACGATCGGCGACGACGATCACCTCTACGGCAACTTCCCGGACCGTACGACGCTACCGCCGAACGTCTAG